One window of Polyangiaceae bacterium genomic DNA carries:
- a CDS encoding DUF615 domain-containing protein gives MSQKPKLETEEPETIFLRGNDDGRPSRTKRREEARAGEARVRELVEQLIALGAAKLRRLDLPEQLEDGILLAGELPPNKARQRQVKLLARHLAELDHETIRRRLATPGGISKPRGNTNEYATDWLNRLLAGSDTELDELLGVHPKLDRQQLRNWLRAARRVEPDGTRKAPSAKALKSLQRSLQGLKAPVAEVSDEEE, from the coding sequence ATGTCCCAAAAGCCCAAGCTAGAGACGGAAGAGCCGGAGACGATTTTTCTCCGCGGCAATGACGACGGCCGCCCGTCGCGGACCAAGCGGCGCGAAGAAGCACGCGCAGGAGAAGCCAGGGTGCGCGAGCTCGTGGAGCAGCTCATCGCGCTGGGCGCCGCGAAGCTCCGTCGCCTCGACCTCCCAGAGCAGCTCGAGGACGGCATCTTGCTTGCCGGGGAGCTGCCGCCGAACAAGGCACGCCAGCGCCAGGTGAAGCTCCTGGCGCGGCACCTCGCAGAGCTCGATCACGAGACGATTCGCCGCCGCCTGGCCACACCTGGAGGCATTTCGAAACCGCGCGGCAATACCAACGAGTACGCAACAGACTGGCTGAATCGCCTGCTAGCGGGTAGCGACACCGAGCTCGACGAGCTGCTGGGCGTGCATCCGAAGCTCGACCGCCAGCAGCTGAGAAACTGGCTACGGGCGGCGCGACGAGTGGAGCCCGACGGCACTCGAAAGGCGCCCAGCGCAAAGGCGCTCAAGTCTCTTCAACGTTCCCTTCAAGGACTGAAGGCACCCGTAGCCGAAGTTTCCGACGAAGAGGAGTAG
- a CDS encoding nitroreductase: MTEDLHWPALEDPHASEWALPSAAAESLEAIVRSRRSVRGFLPKPVAEETLRAAFQVAQAAPSNCNVQPWRVYVASGDARDRIRAALLEVAGQPGRPDFDRGADFKDEYRRHQVECAVALYKELGVERRDVEGRKRAFLRNYELFDAPHVAFIGMHKSFGSSVVVDVGIYLGHLMLALTACGVASCPMGSLRNYPDVVRRELQVPEDIGILVGLCFGYEDHQEAANRTRTTRESLDANVTFHR; the protein is encoded by the coding sequence ATGACTGAAGACTTGCACTGGCCGGCGCTCGAGGATCCCCACGCTTCCGAGTGGGCGTTGCCCAGCGCCGCTGCCGAGAGCCTGGAGGCCATCGTGCGCTCACGACGCTCGGTGCGCGGCTTTCTGCCGAAACCCGTTGCTGAGGAGACGCTGCGCGCAGCGTTCCAAGTCGCGCAGGCGGCGCCGTCGAACTGCAATGTGCAGCCGTGGCGGGTGTACGTGGCCTCCGGCGACGCTCGCGACCGCATCCGCGCGGCACTGTTGGAAGTTGCAGGCCAACCCGGGCGCCCCGATTTCGACCGCGGCGCCGACTTCAAGGATGAGTATCGACGCCACCAGGTGGAGTGCGCCGTGGCGCTCTACAAGGAGCTCGGCGTCGAGCGCCGCGACGTCGAGGGCCGCAAGCGCGCTTTTCTGCGCAACTATGAGCTCTTCGACGCGCCCCACGTCGCCTTCATCGGCATGCACAAGAGCTTCGGCTCGAGCGTGGTGGTGGATGTCGGCATCTACCTGGGCCACCTGATGTTGGCGCTCACCGCCTGTGGCGTCGCCAGCTGTCCCATGGGCAGCCTACGCAACTACCCCGACGTGGTGCGCCGCGAGCTTCAGGTGCCTGAAGACATCGGCATCTTGGTGGGGCTGTGCTTTGGCTACGAAGACCACCAGGAAGCGGCGAATCGCACGCGAACGACACGCGAGTCGCTGGACGCCAACGTCACATTCCACCGCTGA
- a CDS encoding crotonase/enoyl-CoA hydratase family protein produces the protein MADSIQYELNDGVAILTLDDGKANALGHDVVMSLGQHLDKAEQEASAVLIVGREGKFSAGYNLKEMMAGPDSARKLVKAGGELMMRIFTFPRPVVAACTGHALAAGGILLLACDLRIGADGPFKIGLNEVPLGMTPPMYLVELARHRLSKRWYTRAVTQGQIFSPSEAADVGYLDACVGGEELLSLAKAEAKRLGALPHGAFAEAKRREREALATAVLQGIDADMNSFKLDG, from the coding sequence ATGGCAGACAGCATCCAGTACGAGCTAAACGACGGTGTCGCGATCCTGACTTTGGACGACGGCAAGGCCAACGCCCTGGGTCACGACGTGGTGATGAGCCTTGGCCAACACCTCGACAAAGCTGAGCAAGAAGCCAGCGCCGTGCTGATCGTCGGCCGCGAAGGCAAGTTCTCCGCTGGCTACAATCTCAAAGAGATGATGGCCGGCCCGGACTCCGCCAGGAAGCTAGTCAAGGCGGGCGGCGAGCTGATGATGCGCATCTTCACCTTCCCTCGCCCGGTGGTTGCAGCCTGTACTGGGCACGCCTTGGCTGCGGGAGGGATCTTGCTGCTCGCTTGCGACCTGCGCATCGGGGCCGACGGTCCGTTCAAGATCGGCCTAAACGAAGTGCCCCTGGGGATGACGCCGCCCATGTATTTGGTGGAGCTCGCTCGACATCGCCTGAGCAAGCGCTGGTATACCCGCGCGGTAACGCAAGGCCAGATCTTCAGCCCGTCCGAAGCCGCTGATGTTGGCTACTTGGATGCTTGTGTTGGGGGAGAGGAGCTCCTCAGCCTGGCGAAGGCCGAAGCCAAGCGCCTGGGCGCTCTGCCCCATGGCGCCTTCGCCGAAGCCAAGCGCCGTGAGCGCGAAGCGCTCGCCACCGCGGTGCTGCAAGGCATCGACGCCGACATGAACAGCTTCAAGCTGGACGGCTGA
- a CDS encoding endonuclease/exonuclease/phosphatase family protein → MNSPASRPIRFATYNVRMLVLEGPSRGRRPQKSDASWRAVAAMIDATQADVLALQEVGSVEALDRLQGLLRDPYPQSTFCPSNSSLGIHLAVLSRFTFAISSHRETVLWDDVGNPLEDYPTREASRDSRLEPLRFQRDFPRVSVDVGSGVELFVAHLKSLRSYAWMRHTAGTVRNAEARAAARLMRRHLQKPCLVMGDFNAAPRDPTLEPLLGNPELWDPVAEELEPDGVLVPSYRCGAHTNRIDFALLGPQAKQRYVSGSARIHRGELAEVASDHYPLSVDVLCED, encoded by the coding sequence ATGAATTCTCCGGCCTCCCGTCCAATTCGCTTCGCGACGTACAACGTGCGCATGCTCGTGCTCGAAGGGCCGAGCCGCGGTCGGCGTCCCCAGAAGTCCGATGCCAGCTGGCGGGCGGTCGCGGCGATGATCGACGCCACGCAGGCCGATGTGCTTGCGTTGCAAGAGGTAGGCAGCGTCGAGGCGCTGGACCGCCTGCAGGGGCTGCTCCGGGACCCGTATCCTCAGTCGACGTTCTGCCCTTCGAACTCGAGCCTCGGGATCCACCTCGCGGTGCTGAGTCGCTTCACGTTCGCAATCTCTTCCCATCGCGAGACGGTGCTCTGGGACGACGTCGGCAATCCGCTGGAAGACTATCCCACACGGGAAGCGTCGCGGGACTCGCGCCTCGAGCCGTTGCGCTTTCAGCGCGACTTCCCCCGGGTGTCCGTGGATGTCGGGAGCGGTGTCGAGTTGTTCGTGGCGCACCTGAAGTCCCTGCGCTCCTACGCCTGGATGCGCCACACGGCTGGTACCGTGCGGAACGCAGAGGCCCGAGCCGCTGCGCGTTTGATGCGCCGGCACCTGCAGAAGCCGTGTCTCGTGATGGGTGACTTCAACGCCGCGCCTCGCGACCCCACCCTGGAGCCCTTGCTGGGCAATCCGGAGCTCTGGGATCCCGTCGCCGAAGAGCTGGAACCAGATGGCGTGCTCGTTCCGAGCTACCGCTGTGGCGCACACACGAATCGCATCGACTTCGCCTTGCTCGGGCCCCAGGCCAAGCAACGCTACGTCTCAGGCTCGGCCCGCATCCACCGTGGGGAGCTGGCGGAGGTGGCGAGCGACCATTACCCGCTCAGTGTCGACGTGCTTTGTGAAGACTAA
- a CDS encoding ribonuclease HI, with translation MYTDGACSGNPGPGGWAWATDREHFASGGEGHTTNQRMEIRAAFEAVKTLSGPLEVVSDSTYVVNCFKDRWWAGWHKRGWLNSQKKPVANRDLWEPFIELVNSRGDVTFRWVKGHSGHPMNDFVDELAVEAGRTQAPRRSP, from the coding sequence GTGTACACCGATGGCGCCTGCAGCGGGAACCCCGGCCCGGGCGGCTGGGCCTGGGCAACGGACCGTGAGCATTTCGCATCCGGCGGCGAAGGCCACACCACCAACCAGCGCATGGAAATCCGCGCGGCATTCGAAGCGGTGAAGACGCTGAGCGGCCCGCTCGAGGTGGTGAGCGACTCGACCTACGTGGTGAACTGCTTCAAGGACCGCTGGTGGGCGGGATGGCACAAGCGCGGCTGGCTGAACAGCCAGAAGAAGCCCGTCGCCAACCGCGACCTGTGGGAGCCGTTCATCGAGCTGGTGAACAGCCGGGGGGACGTCACGTTCCGCTGGGTGAAGGGCCACAGCGGGCACCCGATGAACGACTTCGTGGATGAGCTCGCGGTCGAGGCCGGTCGCACTCAGGCTCCACGTCGCTCGCCTTGA
- a CDS encoding BlaI/MecI/CopY family transcriptional regulator — MEVVWAGAAAVAVADVQRALERERSIAYTTVMTTLVRLHEKGLLERERDGRRYLYRARVSRDELLRQTAREVLGTIDLGSGHQSLALLAESVGSADASELDHLEALIRARRKELDC, encoded by the coding sequence ATGGAAGTGGTGTGGGCGGGTGCGGCGGCCGTCGCCGTCGCGGACGTTCAGCGCGCCCTCGAGCGGGAGCGCAGCATCGCCTACACCACCGTCATGACCACCCTCGTGCGGCTGCACGAGAAGGGCTTGCTCGAGCGTGAACGTGACGGCCGTCGCTACTTGTACCGCGCGCGAGTCTCGCGGGATGAGCTGTTGCGTCAGACGGCGCGCGAGGTGCTCGGCACGATTGATCTGGGGTCGGGACACCAAAGCCTCGCGCTGCTCGCGGAGAGTGTGGGCTCAGCGGATGCCTCGGAGCTCGACCACCTCGAGGCGTTGATCCGCGCGCGGCGCAAGGAGCTCGACTGTTGA
- a CDS encoding M48 family metalloprotease, giving the protein MSDAAFPLLGPVLVLGVVLPLSAVCARLLLWALRRIEARSATALTNVRYWILVGSSALPIVWFVSASIHQAEPNQPHAVCAIVHHAERWCAEPALFSLALSLVVALWALPRVLLERRMVARGQGPGARVTALIAGSPSLQDLRGRVHLSDVRGPALVTVGLLRPRVVLQRALLDQLDDPALVAALAHEASHVRRRDPLRYLLLWWALALNPLGRWLLGAERARWVFDRESRCDLEAVQGGACGAALAHALVLAARTPVSQSSAALGSGSLALIKLRIRLLLNYSGEHSSCATRELRLQRGFALGFCLLCVAIALLPHGSGTLPLDLVHEATEAAARLL; this is encoded by the coding sequence TTGAGCGACGCCGCGTTTCCGTTGTTGGGCCCAGTGTTGGTGCTGGGTGTCGTGCTGCCCCTGTCGGCGGTTTGCGCGCGGCTCTTGCTATGGGCCCTGCGTCGCATTGAAGCTCGGTCTGCGACGGCGCTCACGAACGTGCGCTATTGGATCTTGGTCGGCTCGAGCGCCCTGCCCATCGTTTGGTTCGTTTCCGCGAGTATTCACCAAGCAGAGCCCAATCAGCCTCACGCGGTGTGTGCCATCGTGCATCACGCGGAACGCTGGTGCGCGGAGCCGGCCTTGTTTTCACTCGCGCTGTCCCTGGTCGTTGCGCTCTGGGCGCTGCCGCGGGTGCTGTTGGAGCGCCGCATGGTTGCTCGGGGCCAGGGTCCCGGAGCCCGCGTGACGGCGCTGATCGCTGGGAGCCCGAGCCTGCAGGATCTGCGCGGGCGGGTGCATCTCAGCGACGTGCGTGGGCCAGCTCTCGTCACCGTGGGACTCTTGAGGCCTCGGGTCGTGCTGCAGCGCGCGTTGCTCGACCAGCTGGATGATCCTGCGCTGGTGGCGGCGCTCGCTCACGAGGCGTCCCATGTGCGGCGGCGCGATCCGCTGCGTTACCTGCTCTTGTGGTGGGCCCTGGCGCTGAACCCGCTTGGGCGCTGGCTGCTCGGAGCGGAGCGCGCGCGCTGGGTGTTCGATCGGGAGTCCCGATGCGACCTGGAGGCGGTGCAAGGGGGCGCGTGTGGAGCTGCGCTGGCTCACGCGTTGGTGCTCGCCGCGCGCACCCCCGTCTCCCAGAGCTCAGCTGCACTGGGCTCTGGCTCCTTGGCGTTGATCAAGCTGCGCATTCGGCTGCTGCTCAACTACTCGGGTGAGCATAGTAGCTGCGCAACGCGCGAACTCCGGCTGCAGCGAGGCTTTGCTCTGGGCTTCTGCCTGCTGTGCGTCGCCATTGCGTTATTACCCCACGGATCCGGCACGCTGCCCCTCGACCTCGTCCACGAGGCGACCGAAGCCGCCGCCCGTCTGCTGTGA
- a CDS encoding efflux RND transporter periplasmic adaptor subunit: MRRGGRPIVSAGTALVLLLACNPAAEHAGHDDHGSATHGSAGTHGKGEAHREGEAHGDGESHGAAEPLTVHLTGAAVKRLGIKSQELTKRELFPDSRIPAEVEIQPSGIAHVALLVPGRFTDVKVNIGDEVKPKDLLGTVVSSDASRARSELGQASARLKAAKTTLARERKLAAAGVSSEQAVVDAEARVSELQAQTRGLRRELGVLSSGGGGQLRLTAPIAGVIVALHATVGENVGTDEPAFTIADPTKVWVRGNVPELELERVKLGANARVRLHALPEVELAGKVTYVAPALDETTRALPIHVQLSEPDPRLKSGMFGSIELGLESAERVWALPSRAVINVQGETGVFVATAAPTEFQFHAVELGAHAGEYYELIRGLEPKHRVVVQGAFALKSVLQAAELGEGHAH, from the coding sequence GTGAGGCGCGGTGGGCGCCCGATTGTCTCTGCTGGTACGGCGCTGGTGCTCCTGCTCGCCTGTAACCCCGCTGCAGAACACGCGGGGCATGACGACCACGGCAGCGCAACGCACGGCAGCGCCGGGACGCACGGCAAAGGAGAAGCGCACCGCGAAGGAGAAGCGCACGGCGACGGAGAAAGCCACGGCGCTGCAGAGCCGCTCACCGTTCACCTGACGGGTGCTGCGGTGAAGCGCCTGGGAATCAAGAGCCAGGAGCTCACCAAGCGCGAACTGTTTCCTGACTCACGAATCCCTGCGGAAGTAGAAATTCAGCCGAGCGGAATCGCTCACGTGGCGTTGCTCGTGCCAGGGCGCTTCACCGACGTCAAGGTCAACATCGGCGACGAAGTGAAGCCGAAGGACCTGCTCGGGACAGTCGTCTCGAGCGACGCTTCGCGCGCACGCTCGGAACTCGGTCAGGCTTCGGCGCGGCTGAAGGCGGCCAAAACTACCCTCGCTCGGGAGCGCAAGCTCGCAGCGGCCGGCGTGAGCTCCGAGCAGGCGGTTGTCGACGCTGAGGCACGAGTCTCGGAACTCCAGGCTCAGACCCGCGGGTTGCGGCGCGAGCTCGGTGTCTTGAGCTCCGGTGGTGGCGGGCAGCTGCGTCTGACGGCGCCCATCGCTGGGGTGATCGTCGCGTTGCACGCGACGGTGGGTGAAAACGTCGGCACGGATGAGCCAGCATTCACCATCGCGGATCCCACGAAGGTCTGGGTGCGCGGCAACGTCCCTGAGCTCGAGCTCGAGCGCGTCAAGCTCGGGGCCAACGCGCGAGTGCGCCTCCACGCGCTGCCTGAGGTCGAGCTTGCGGGCAAGGTCACCTACGTCGCGCCGGCCCTCGACGAGACGACGCGCGCGCTGCCCATCCACGTTCAGCTCTCCGAACCGGATCCGCGGCTCAAGAGTGGGATGTTCGGCAGCATCGAGCTGGGCCTCGAATCTGCCGAGCGGGTCTGGGCGCTGCCAAGCCGCGCGGTAATCAACGTACAGGGCGAGACGGGTGTCTTCGTGGCGACCGCTGCGCCCACCGAGTTTCAGTTCCATGCGGTAGAGCTCGGAGCGCATGCTGGTGAGTACTACGAACTCATCCGCGGCCTGGAACCCAAGCACCGCGTGGTGGTGCAAGGTGCCTTCGCATTGAAGAGCGTGCTCCAAGCCGCAGAGCTTGGCGAAGGTCACGCCCACTGA
- a CDS encoding efflux RND transporter permease subunit: protein MRAFLELCLRYRLLVLAGALLIAVLGVRSARELPIDAVPDITNVQVQILTNAPALGAVDVERSITFPVESAMSGLPEVEEIRSISRFGLSAVTVVFREGTDLLRARQLVSERLVVARETLPPGSDTELGPLSTGLGEVLQFEVRSDRPCKQDAPDTAACHTPMELRTLLDWFIARELRSVPGVVEVNSFGGELKTYEVQVLPERLRAFGVSLNQLYDALENDNRSAGGGYLEHAGEQLLVRGEARFDSLTSIGDVIIKSTARGVPVRVRDVANVKLAPRIRQGAVTRDGRGEAVTGIVMMLIGANGREVVHDASARLAALQPSLPEGVHIDVFYDRSELVERTIRTVATNLAEGALFVTVILFLLLGGVRGGVVVALTIPFALLVAFIGMHALGLSGNLMSLGAIDFGIVVDGSIIVVENAVVHLAAAARERKEPLSYREASRVVLASTLQVRRAALFGEAIIVLVYLPLLTLAGVEGKMFKPMALTVLFALGGAFLASLTFVPVLAATLLKNRTELREPRLVAWIHRLYAPLLERCLRLPRALACACFILVAGALWLGSRLGGEFVPRLDEGALAIQISRLPSVSLEESIAGATRFEQLLREFPEVKTVVTKTGRPEIATDPMGVELSDAIVMLEPEAQWTTATDREGLVTAISERLEHELPGMNFAFSQPIELRMAELLSGTRSDVAVTIYGDDLDTLQRLSHSVQQVLRKVPDARDVRGEQLQGLPTLEVVAKRDIASRYGISGGQIMDAVEAIGGRNVGTVYEGERRFALQVRVPEDLRNDLDTLRLLPVGSAPGAPLVPLGQLADLRTSDLPASVSRESVQRRTNVEVNVASRDLSGFVERARLAVDAQVQLPPGYTVSWGGQFENLQQARERLSFAVPVCLALIFLMLYVAFGEVRTALLIYLNVPVAAVGGVAALALRGMPLSISAAVGFIALFGIAVLNGVVLLTDVKRRRSTGLDAVDAAKAAALSRMRAVVMTASVAALGFLPMALSTSAGAEVQRPLATVVIGGLFSATLLTLFVLPTLYGWLFRGVSPRPEEAVD from the coding sequence ATGCGTGCTTTCCTAGAACTCTGTCTGCGCTACCGCCTTCTGGTCCTGGCCGGAGCGCTGCTGATCGCGGTGCTTGGTGTCCGCAGCGCCCGCGAGCTGCCCATCGACGCCGTTCCTGACATCACCAACGTGCAGGTGCAGATCCTCACCAATGCACCGGCGCTCGGGGCTGTAGACGTCGAACGCAGCATCACGTTCCCCGTTGAGTCAGCGATGAGCGGCCTGCCTGAGGTCGAAGAGATCCGCAGCATTTCGCGCTTTGGCCTCTCAGCCGTCACCGTGGTCTTTCGGGAAGGCACCGATCTGCTGCGCGCCCGGCAACTCGTGAGCGAGCGTCTGGTTGTTGCTCGGGAGACATTGCCTCCCGGAAGCGATACCGAGCTGGGTCCGCTGTCTACGGGCCTCGGCGAGGTGCTCCAGTTCGAGGTGCGCAGCGATCGACCTTGCAAGCAGGACGCGCCCGACACCGCAGCGTGCCACACGCCGATGGAGCTGCGGACCCTGCTCGATTGGTTCATCGCGCGGGAGCTGCGCTCGGTCCCCGGCGTGGTCGAGGTCAACTCCTTTGGCGGCGAGCTCAAGACCTATGAAGTGCAGGTGTTGCCCGAGCGCCTACGCGCGTTCGGAGTGAGCTTGAATCAGCTGTACGACGCCTTGGAGAACGACAACCGGAGCGCAGGCGGCGGGTATTTGGAGCACGCGGGTGAGCAGCTCTTGGTGCGTGGCGAGGCCCGCTTCGACTCCCTGACCAGCATCGGCGACGTGATCATCAAGAGCACCGCGCGTGGCGTTCCGGTGCGCGTGCGTGACGTCGCCAACGTGAAGCTCGCCCCGCGTATTCGTCAAGGCGCGGTCACTCGCGACGGGCGTGGGGAAGCGGTGACCGGCATCGTGATGATGCTGATCGGGGCGAACGGGCGGGAGGTGGTTCACGACGCCAGCGCACGCCTCGCAGCCCTCCAGCCGAGCCTACCGGAGGGCGTGCACATCGACGTCTTCTACGATCGCTCCGAGCTCGTCGAGCGCACCATCCGCACCGTCGCAACGAACCTCGCAGAGGGTGCGCTGTTCGTTACGGTGATCTTGTTCTTGCTGTTGGGCGGCGTGCGGGGCGGCGTCGTCGTGGCCCTGACGATCCCGTTTGCGCTCCTGGTGGCGTTCATCGGCATGCACGCTCTCGGGTTGAGCGGCAACCTGATGAGCCTTGGAGCGATCGACTTTGGCATCGTCGTCGACGGCTCGATCATCGTCGTCGAGAACGCGGTCGTGCACTTGGCCGCTGCCGCACGGGAACGCAAGGAGCCGCTCAGCTACCGTGAGGCGAGCCGCGTCGTGCTTGCTTCCACGCTACAGGTACGGCGCGCGGCGTTGTTTGGCGAGGCGATCATCGTGCTCGTGTACTTGCCGCTGCTCACCCTCGCAGGCGTCGAAGGCAAGATGTTCAAGCCGATGGCGCTCACGGTGCTGTTTGCGCTGGGCGGTGCCTTTCTGGCTTCGCTGACGTTCGTGCCCGTGCTCGCGGCGACCCTGCTCAAGAATCGCACGGAGCTGCGTGAGCCCCGCTTGGTGGCGTGGATACACCGACTCTACGCGCCGCTCCTCGAGCGCTGCCTGCGCCTGCCGCGCGCCCTCGCGTGCGCCTGCTTCATCCTCGTTGCGGGAGCGCTGTGGCTCGGCTCGCGACTAGGAGGGGAGTTCGTACCCCGACTCGATGAAGGCGCTCTGGCGATTCAAATCAGTCGCCTGCCAAGCGTTTCTTTGGAAGAGAGCATCGCCGGGGCCACGCGTTTCGAGCAGCTGCTGAGAGAGTTCCCCGAGGTGAAGACCGTGGTCACCAAGACAGGGCGGCCGGAGATCGCAACCGACCCCATGGGAGTCGAGCTGTCTGACGCGATCGTGATGCTGGAGCCCGAAGCCCAATGGACGACGGCGACTGATCGGGAAGGTCTGGTGACCGCTATCTCCGAGCGCCTCGAGCACGAGCTGCCCGGGATGAACTTCGCCTTCTCGCAGCCGATTGAGCTTCGGATGGCGGAGCTTTTGAGCGGCACGCGTTCGGACGTCGCAGTGACGATCTACGGTGACGATCTCGACACACTGCAGCGGCTGTCCCACTCGGTCCAGCAGGTCTTGCGCAAGGTGCCGGACGCTCGCGACGTGCGCGGCGAGCAGCTACAAGGCCTGCCTACTCTCGAAGTGGTTGCGAAGCGCGATATCGCGTCTCGCTATGGAATTTCCGGAGGGCAAATCATGGACGCCGTCGAGGCGATCGGCGGTCGCAACGTGGGGACGGTTTACGAAGGTGAGCGGCGCTTCGCGCTCCAAGTGCGAGTGCCTGAAGACTTGCGCAACGACCTCGACACCCTGCGTCTGCTACCGGTCGGCTCAGCGCCCGGCGCGCCGCTGGTGCCACTGGGACAGCTCGCGGATCTGCGCACTTCGGATTTGCCAGCGAGCGTGAGCCGCGAGTCGGTACAAAGGCGCACGAATGTGGAGGTGAACGTGGCGTCCCGAGATCTATCGGGCTTCGTCGAGCGCGCACGGCTAGCGGTCGACGCCCAGGTTCAGTTGCCTCCGGGATACACGGTGAGCTGGGGTGGTCAGTTCGAGAACTTGCAGCAGGCGCGGGAACGGCTGTCGTTCGCGGTGCCCGTGTGCCTCGCGTTGATCTTTCTGATGCTGTACGTGGCCTTTGGCGAAGTCCGCACGGCCCTGCTGATCTACTTGAATGTGCCGGTGGCCGCGGTGGGCGGCGTCGCAGCCCTGGCGCTTCGAGGAATGCCGCTCTCCATCAGCGCAGCGGTGGGATTCATCGCCTTGTTTGGCATTGCGGTGTTGAACGGCGTGGTTCTGCTCACCGACGTCAAGCGCCGTCGCAGCACCGGGCTCGACGCCGTGGATGCGGCGAAAGCGGCAGCGTTGAGTCGCATGCGAGCGGTGGTGATGACAGCGAGCGTCGCCGCGCTGGGGTTCCTGCCCATGGCCTTGAGCACCAGCGCCGGAGCGGAGGTTCAACGTCCCCTAGCGACGGTGGTGATTGGCGGGCTCTTCAGCGCGACGCTGCTCACGCTGTTCGTCTTGCCAACGCTGTACGGCTGGTTGTTCCGCGGGGTTTCACCGCGCCCTGAAGAGGCGGTTGACTGA
- a CDS encoding c-type cytochrome encodes MKEFECNRCHDGTGQEPMALEKHCIHCHQDIVSGKFNAPATSLAKWKPNVEHYLDAPSFEGSAKRYRAEWLVSFLSEPHDLRPGLVQSMPRLKLEKQQVADIAAYLTHGAKNESGKDPLAGANLEKGRKLIEEKGCGSCHVMSGVPAFMTKPDPKAADENTRRGQALAPDLRWAREKFPVENLIAWIKDPKSIKPDTRMPVTTLTNDEARDIAAYIFKAELTPFEPKPIPERLPKLTRAVTYQEVFDKVFGKTCTHCHSNPDVARGDGGPGNTGGFGFKPRKLNMGSYSSLMSGMVDEQGERTSVFTPMKDGTPRIVAALLARQAEEAGKPNPEVRGMPLSLPALKAEEIQLVETWIAQGRPRE; translated from the coding sequence ATGAAAGAGTTCGAGTGCAACCGCTGCCACGATGGCACCGGCCAAGAACCGATGGCGCTCGAGAAACACTGCATCCACTGTCACCAGGACATCGTGAGCGGCAAATTCAACGCGCCCGCGACGTCCCTCGCGAAGTGGAAGCCCAACGTCGAGCACTACCTAGACGCCCCTTCGTTCGAAGGCTCGGCCAAGCGCTACCGCGCGGAATGGCTCGTGAGCTTCCTGTCGGAGCCCCACGACCTGCGCCCTGGCTTGGTTCAGAGCATGCCGCGCCTCAAGCTCGAGAAGCAGCAGGTTGCCGACATCGCTGCTTACCTCACCCATGGTGCAAAGAATGAGTCCGGCAAGGACCCTCTGGCCGGCGCCAACCTGGAAAAGGGCCGCAAGCTGATCGAAGAGAAAGGCTGCGGCAGCTGCCACGTGATGAGCGGCGTGCCGGCCTTCATGACCAAGCCCGATCCGAAGGCTGCTGATGAAAACACGCGCCGAGGTCAGGCGCTGGCGCCGGATCTGCGCTGGGCGCGAGAGAAGTTCCCCGTCGAGAACCTGATTGCGTGGATCAAAGATCCGAAGAGCATCAAGCCCGACACACGCATGCCGGTGACGACGCTCACGAACGATGAGGCGCGAGACATCGCCGCGTACATCTTCAAGGCCGAGCTGACCCCCTTCGAGCCCAAACCCATCCCGGAGCGCCTGCCCAAGTTGACTCGCGCAGTCACCTATCAAGAAGTCTTCGACAAGGTGTTCGGCAAGACCTGCACCCACTGTCACTCGAACCCCGACGTGGCTCGCGGCGACGGCGGCCCTGGGAACACCGGAGGCTTCGGCTTCAAGCCGCGCAAGCTCAACATGGGGAGCTATTCATCGCTGATGAGCGGCATGGTCGACGAACAGGGTGAGCGCACCAGCGTGTTCACCCCCATGAAGGACGGAACCCCACGCATCGTCGCGGCGCTCCTGGCACGTCAGGCTGAAGAAGCTGGCAAGCCGAACCCCGAGGTGCGCGGTATGCCCCTCAGCCTACCCGCGCTCAAGGCCGAGGAAATCCAGCTCGTCGAGACCTGGATCGCCCAGGGTAGGCCGCGCGAGTAG